The window ACCAGATGGAACCATTAGGCTCTCTTTTATCAAATTTGACGTCGACGACTGGGCTTCCAGCACCTATAACACCATACTCAATGGCTGGTGCGTAGACGAGTAGCGGCTTCATAGAAGAACCATTTTGTCTGAAGGCTTGCGTCGAGTGGTTGGTAGCTTCCTGTGCGTGATCGCGACCTCCGATGAACGAAAGGATTTTACCGGTGTTATTTTCAATCATCATTGCGCCGACTTGAACGGGATCTTCCACTAATTCCACTTCGCCGGAATCGGGGTCCTTTTCTTCTCTTGTATATGTGAACCCGTAATTTTCAAAGGAATTTGCGACTTCATTCATCTTGTCATATAGGTCCTTATTGACAGTAGAATAAATTCTGTAACCATCATTTTTCATAGAACGGGTCGCAAATATTGCATATTTTTCATAAAGTTTTTCTTCTTGGTCAAGACGCTCTGGATCAACCCCGTCTTTTTCAGCTATAATTTTCGCAAGTATATCGACGGTGCGATTCTGGATTTCTTGTGTCAAATAAGGGTATCTTTCATTTGCACGCCGTACAGGGTCGCGGAAATCTTTCGTAATATCATAAACTATCGCTTCATTATATTGCTGTTCGGTTATATAGCCGGTTTCTTTCATTCTGAAAAGAACTGTTTTCATTCGATTAATTCCCGGCTCTAAGAATTCTTTTTCTTTTACTCCGCCGCCGCTTTTAAAAGGAGTGTAAGCGAAAGGTGCCTGAGGAAGTCCTGCTATAAATGCTGCCTGCGGTAAATTCAATTTCGCCGCTTTTGTTCCGAAAATACCGCCAGCTGCTGTTTCAATGCCTGCAATATTTTGGCCATTTGAATTACGGCCGTATGGAATAATGTTCAAGTAAGCTTCAAGAATTTCATCTTTTGTCATGAAATTCTCTATCCGCATTGCAAGCAGGATTTCTTTCGCTTTTCGTTCATATGATACTTCGTTGGTTAAAACTTGGTTTTTAATAAGCTGTTGTGTCAGTGTCGAACCGCCAGTCTGGCTATCAGAATTTGTTACATCCTGGAAGAGTCCACGGAAGATTGCCTTGGGAACGATACCATTGTGCCGTTCGAAATATTCGTCTTCTGTTGCAAAGACTGCATCAATAACAAAGGGCGATACACTATCGAGCTTTGTTTCTCGTCTTTCAATGTCAGAGTTAACCTTACCGATATAGACACCGCCTGAAAGGTAGAGTTCAGATGTTTCTTCATAGGTGAATATTGCATCCCGCATTTCCTCTTTCGAGCGAAGCGGTTCTTTCGCTACCAGGGACGCGAAATAGCCTGCTCCAACCGAAGCGGCAAAGACTGAGAGTGTTAATCCCAAAACGATGAATAGGAGAAAGAGGTTCCAGGTGACGCCTGAAGTGATGCGCAGTCCTTTTGCCCACTTTGTTTTAGTCATCGTGTCCAACTTTTCTTCTATAAGATCAATTCTATTTTTTTTCTGTTTGCTCAAGTAAATCAACCTCCTGAAATCTTACCTATTATAGCACATTTCCAGAAGAGCCAATCGATAATGTTTGACAACTTTTTAATATCGGTTAGAATTGTTGATACATATACTTTCACATGTTGAATGAGTCGAAGTAGTGGTGGTGGAACCGTTTTAGAGAGACAGCGGCTGGTGAAAGCTGTCCGGTAAACCAATCATGAATTACAGCTCTGGAGTGTGACGCGTGCGCAGTGTTATTGCGTTTTGAGTGGAGAAGTTATTCTCAAGCCGGGTGGTACCGCGTTAATATAATAATTAGCGTCCTTGCATGATTTTTTAAAATCGTGCAAGGACTTTTTTATTGTCTTATTTTCAGGTATCTACGGATTTCTTAAATTTCAGGAGGGGTTAGGATGAAAGAGAAATTGATGGAAGACTTAAAGTGGAGAGGCTTACTCTACCAACAAACGGATGAGGCGGGTCTTGAGGATTTGCTTACTAAGGAGAAAATTTCCCTGTATTGCGGAGTCGACCCGACTGCGGACAGCATGCATATTGGACACATTGTACCGCTGCTGACCCTTCGCCGTTTCCAGATGCATGGACATCGTCCGATTTTACTTGTCGGCGGAGCAACGGGTATGATCGGGGATCCATCTGGCCGTTCGGAGGAGAGACAGCTTCAGACAACAGAACAGATTGCGAAAAACGTTGCAGGGATTAAGAAA of the Sporosarcina sp. FSL K6-1508 genome contains:
- a CDS encoding transglycosylase domain-containing protein, giving the protein MTKTKWAKGLRITSGVTWNLFLLFIVLGLTLSVFAASVGAGYFASLVAKEPLRSKEEMRDAIFTYEETSELYLSGGVYIGKVNSDIERRETKLDSVSPFVIDAVFATEDEYFERHNGIVPKAIFRGLFQDVTNSDSQTGGSTLTQQLIKNQVLTNEVSYERKAKEILLAMRIENFMTKDEILEAYLNIIPYGRNSNGQNIAGIETAAGGIFGTKAAKLNLPQAAFIAGLPQAPFAYTPFKSGGGVKEKEFLEPGINRMKTVLFRMKETGYITEQQYNEAIVYDITKDFRDPVRRANERYPYLTQEIQNRTVDILAKIIAEKDGVDPERLDQEEKLYEKYAIFATRSMKNDGYRIYSTVNKDLYDKMNEVANSFENYGFTYTREEKDPDSGEVELVEDPVQVGAMMIENNTGKILSFIGGRDHAQEATNHSTQAFRQNGSSMKPLLVYAPAIEYGVIGAGSPVVDVKFDKREPNGSIWSPNNYTKNMELGIIPARDALSKSLNLATVRLYNDIIDRRPAEFLEKMDFSRVDPTDYYNLSASFGGTKRGVSVEENTNAFGTFANNGKFIDAYMIEKIEDMDGNTIYQHEVEPVDVFSPETSYIVTDMLRDVLKPGGTGSQVPKYLNFSSDLAVKTGTTQNYADAWLIGYNPNVSLGVWLGYKDLKRSLYSGGSQAMHPTTRTSILFARIMNAANEVTPELVGAASKFKQPEGVVTSSFCGISGLAPSAACSSAGLVKSDLFYAKAMLPVKPDDSITSSSYVSVKGTRYLALPSTPAEFITAGGTGVNQVFIERMLGPLRGDASKLFPMNSAFASQVVSGAIFNADDVAPASVNATLNGSTLTWSQSASNDVVGYYIYENGAKIGTIRDGSSNSFSIGAGSYSVRAVDITGKLSEVSNVVTIEATQPDEEVIDETPPPETTTPPGNGEGSEGGTDGNVPPVGGEDKTEDD